One Deltaproteobacteria bacterium genomic window, ACATATTTATTGCCGGATATCATTATCAAAGGTTACTCAAGTTCCTTAATCCGGGTTGACTCTCAATCCGCGTTCCGATCGGGAAGCGTTTCCGCCTCCGGTTTGTTCTGAAAAGTGAAATCCACCTCTTGGGGTTTAATATCCACCAGTTGGAGCCCGTCATCCGGCAGTTGTATCAGATTCCGAGTGATGGCAAACCTCCTTTTGCCAGGATATACATGAGAAAGGTCCAGCTCCGCAACTACATTTTCCTTGGCCAGGGTGCTGGCATCTTTGCGAAGCCCCCGAACCGTGATCTCGACATGGGCATCTTGAGGCTGTACGATCTCCAGCTTTGAGGGGAGGTTTCTGGTCACAACGGGAATCCGCAACTTGACCTCAAAATTCTGCTGCCCGGCCAGTGTCAACCAGACAGTGCTGACCAAAAAGAAGGTAATCATCTTGGCACGCCAGCGGTGGACCAGAAACAGCCGGAGGGCATCTTTCCATCCCCGATGCTCTGGACGCGTGAGGGTCAGGGCCTCGCGCATGATCTGGTAAAGCTGCTGGGGCGTCTTAACTGCGGTCATGCGCCCCCCCTCGGCCATGGAGACCTGCCCCCGCTCCTCGGATACTACCACCACCCACGCATCGCACCGTTCGGAAAGGCCTAACGCGGCCCGGTGACGGGTCCCCCATTCCACGGGAAGCCCTTCATCCGAACTGAGAGGAAGATAACATGCGACCTCCACAATCCGCCCATCCTTGATCAC contains:
- the cdaA gene encoding diadenylate cyclase CdaA; this encodes MNLLAIISNLRFQDILDILFLTFVAYYLFAWFQGTKAFKAIVGLLILGVVFTIAETWGLFLTTWVFQFLWQILVILIVVLFQSEIRQVLEKVNPLQRLGLRRHTEAGEWVTEFVKGIFALAEKRTGALVIIERSEKVQEHVTAGQDLETRPTPEVLKSIFQKESPLHDGAIVIKDGRIVEVACYLPLSSDEGLPVEWGTRHRAALGLSERCDAWVVVVSEERGQVSMAEGGRMTAVKTPQQLYQIMREALTLTRPEHRGWKDALRLFLVHRWRAKMITFFLVSTVWLTLAGQQNFEVKLRIPVVTRNLPSKLEIVQPQDAHVEITVRGLRKDASTLAKENVVAELDLSHVYPGKRRFAITRNLIQLPDDGLQLVDIKPQEVDFTFQNKPEAETLPDRNAD